The following proteins are encoded in a genomic region of Reichenbachiella sp.:
- a CDS encoding efflux RND transporter periplasmic adaptor subunit translates to MNPIIKISILLAAVTYLVACGSKENNTPINVSPVNVEVEEVTAQNISNELLYSGQVVSHKQSVLSTKIMGQVSNVLVKAGDHVSKGDLLVTIRSKGVNAQLASAKAMLDEATAAQANADKSFERISNLKAKGSATQQELDQAISARDMANARVESAKQQAASVEELLSYASLRSHIDGFVSAKYVNPGDMANPGSPLLALESTQQLKIDISVPEFEVGIFNEEDPVSIQFNAFEDQTYKGTVDRVIPSSAFSGAQFKVSVLIEDAPKKIKPGMFGRVSRKGAISKKVIVPESALVRKGQLVGAYVISDQNEVMLRWLRLGRETKKGFEVLSGLDQGEKFVISSESQLRDGIKVTTTNSK, encoded by the coding sequence ATGAATCCAATAATTAAAATATCAATCCTTTTGGCTGCGGTTACCTACTTGGTTGCTTGCGGGTCAAAAGAGAATAATACACCGATTAACGTAAGTCCAGTGAACGTTGAAGTTGAGGAAGTAACTGCTCAAAACATTTCGAATGAATTACTTTATTCAGGTCAGGTGGTCTCTCATAAACAGTCGGTATTGAGTACCAAAATCATGGGACAAGTGAGTAATGTACTGGTGAAAGCTGGAGATCATGTGTCCAAAGGTGATCTATTGGTGACGATTAGAAGCAAAGGTGTCAATGCACAATTGGCTTCTGCCAAGGCGATGTTGGACGAGGCTACAGCTGCCCAGGCCAACGCAGATAAGTCTTTCGAACGAATTAGCAACCTAAAAGCCAAAGGGAGTGCTACCCAGCAAGAGCTGGATCAGGCAATCTCTGCCAGAGATATGGCTAATGCCCGAGTAGAATCAGCCAAACAGCAAGCGGCTAGCGTAGAAGAGTTATTGTCATACGCCAGCCTTCGCTCACATATCGATGGATTTGTGTCGGCTAAGTATGTGAATCCAGGCGATATGGCCAATCCAGGTAGCCCTTTGTTGGCGCTAGAGTCTACACAACAGCTCAAAATTGATATCAGTGTGCCTGAATTTGAGGTAGGAATATTCAATGAGGAAGATCCGGTGTCTATTCAATTCAATGCTTTTGAAGATCAGACTTATAAAGGAACAGTAGACAGGGTAATACCATCATCTGCTTTTTCTGGAGCACAATTCAAGGTATCAGTTTTGATAGAGGATGCACCTAAAAAAATAAAACCAGGCATGTTTGGTAGGGTATCACGAAAAGGAGCCATTAGCAAGAAAGTGATTGTACCCGAGTCAGCATTAGTTCGAAAGGGCCAGTTGGTTGGTGCCTATGTGATCAGCGATCAGAATGAGGTCATGCTCAGGTGGTTGAGATTAGGAAGAGAAACCAAGAAGGGGTTTGAAGTGCTTTCGGGACTGGATCAGGGAGAGAAGTTCGTGATTTCTAGCGAATCTCAGCTAAGAGACGGAATAAAAGTAACAACTACAAATTCGAAATAA
- a CDS encoding TolC family protein, with protein MKILTYNNKSILKSILLILILGFAQSISAQGKRPMKLEEVIALVQQHNWDLKKMNQQIGMADSDSRSANAAFLPSVNFTETFTNTTDPMMAFGTKLGQSSIEQADFNPTLLNNPDNISNFNTSINIEQPLFNLDGLYGRKAALKQSEAGQYDKAWMQKMMIIKAKSLYYQLVLTIQAEEVMVHLKSASEANRKVAQDLFDQGAITRADLLGAELRLKQVESEWLRAQHQVVKVNSLLLQHMGEVEVYQIDPIDPIPNIEEANAMLVESNLSEQRADLKAIKLKAEAAGYGYQSQKGSFVPRVNAFGRYSFNDPQFLGTQADNYLVGVQLKWDVFKGGKQIGATQKANYQKQYAQIAYEESRSRADHELQQLKNDFELAIKQKELAELSVDQARALHQIRQDRFAQGLEKTSDLLMDESNYMNQEMQLLKTKHGYLQLMFQLEAATSENSTDESL; from the coding sequence ATGAAAATATTAACATATAACAATAAATCAATATTAAAGTCGATACTTTTGATTTTGATCTTGGGTTTTGCGCAAAGCATAAGTGCTCAAGGCAAAAGGCCAATGAAACTAGAGGAGGTAATAGCTCTAGTGCAGCAGCATAATTGGGATTTGAAGAAGATGAACCAGCAAATTGGGATGGCTGATTCGGATAGCAGATCAGCCAATGCAGCGTTTTTGCCATCGGTTAATTTCACGGAGACATTCACTAATACGACTGATCCGATGATGGCCTTTGGTACTAAGCTGGGGCAGTCGTCTATTGAGCAGGCGGACTTTAATCCGACCTTGCTTAACAATCCGGATAACATTTCGAATTTCAATACCAGCATCAATATCGAGCAGCCATTGTTCAATTTGGATGGGCTGTATGGCAGAAAGGCAGCCCTCAAACAATCCGAAGCCGGCCAGTATGACAAGGCCTGGATGCAAAAGATGATGATCATCAAAGCGAAGAGCTTGTATTATCAATTGGTGCTTACGATTCAGGCTGAAGAGGTAATGGTTCATTTGAAAAGCGCCTCAGAGGCCAATCGCAAGGTCGCACAAGACCTTTTCGATCAGGGAGCGATCACTCGAGCCGATTTACTTGGCGCTGAGTTGAGATTAAAACAGGTAGAAAGTGAGTGGCTTCGGGCTCAGCATCAGGTTGTAAAGGTCAATTCCCTGCTGCTACAGCACATGGGTGAAGTTGAGGTATATCAGATTGACCCGATCGACCCCATTCCTAATATTGAGGAAGCAAATGCTATGTTGGTCGAGTCAAACTTGTCTGAACAACGAGCTGATTTGAAGGCCATTAAACTGAAAGCAGAGGCTGCTGGCTATGGCTATCAATCTCAGAAGGGAAGTTTTGTCCCTCGTGTGAATGCATTTGGCAGATACAGTTTCAATGATCCGCAATTCTTGGGTACTCAAGCCGACAACTATTTGGTTGGTGTTCAGCTGAAATGGGATGTGTTTAAAGGTGGTAAGCAAATAGGGGCCACTCAAAAGGCAAATTACCAAAAACAATATGCTCAAATCGCCTATGAAGAAAGCAGAAGTCGGGCAGATCACGAATTGCAACAATTAAAAAATGATTTTGAGTTGGCCATCAAGCAGAAAGAACTAGCTGAGCTAAGTGTAGATCAGGCGAGAGCCTTGCATCAAATCAGACAGGATCGATTTGCACAAGGGCTGGAAAAAACATCTGATTTGTTGATGGATGAATCCAATTACATGAATCAGGAAATGCAACTATTAAAAACTAAACATGGCTATCTGCAATTGATGTTTCAGTTGGAGGCAGCCACATCAGAAAATTCAACAGATGAAAGTCTATAA
- a CDS encoding metalloregulator ArsR/SmtB family transcription factor has product MIGLIEEQDKLEKVAFILKTIGHPVRLRILSLLSEHQQMSVNEISERCEVEQSLISHHLTNMKLKGVLQSERDGKSIYYSIKLMEVLNVIDCMSKCKI; this is encoded by the coding sequence ATGATTGGATTGATAGAAGAACAAGATAAGCTGGAGAAGGTAGCCTTCATATTGAAGACCATTGGACATCCGGTGCGATTGAGAATTCTGTCTTTACTTTCTGAACATCAGCAAATGAGTGTCAATGAAATAAGTGAAAGATGTGAGGTGGAGCAATCGCTCATCTCACATCATCTCACCAACATGAAACTTAAAGGCGTGCTTCAGAGCGAAAGAGACGGCAAGAGCATCTACTATAGCATTAAGCTTATGGAAGTGTTAAATGTGATCGATTGTATGTCTAAATGTAAGATTTAA
- a CDS encoding rhodanese-like domain-containing protein, producing MYQNIDEIDFAEKFEADDNGVLLDVRTQEEYDGGFIAGCELMDIFQPDFKSKLEGLDKSKNYYVYCRSGNRSGQACGLMAQMGFTGELYNLDGGIMGWTQDLEY from the coding sequence ATGTATCAAAATATTGATGAAATAGATTTTGCAGAGAAGTTCGAAGCAGACGACAACGGTGTATTACTGGATGTAAGAACGCAAGAAGAATACGACGGTGGTTTTATCGCTGGTTGCGAGCTGATGGATATATTTCAACCAGACTTCAAGAGCAAACTAGAAGGATTAGATAAGTCTAAAAACTACTATGTCTACTGCCGAAGCGGCAACAGAAGTGGACAGGCTTGCGGATTGATGGCTCAGATGGGATTTACCGGAGAGTTATATAATCTCGACGGAGGCATCATGGGCTGGACCCAGGATTTAGAATATTAA
- a CDS encoding MBL fold metallo-hydrolase: MKIEQIYTGCLAQGAYYIQSENEAVIIDPLREVDSYVEKAKENGATIKYIFETHFHADFVSGHVDLAKKTGAKIVFGPTATTEFDSHIGTDGEVFNVGNVKIKLLHTPGHTMESSTFLLIDEEGKEKAIFSGDTLFIGDVGRPDLAVKSDLTEEDLAGHLYDSLREKIMTLPDDVLVYPAHGAGSACGKNMSSETWDTLGNQRKTNYALRADMTKEEFVKEVTEGIMPPPQYFAKNAMMNKSGYESIDKVMATGTVPLDVETFEAMANHEGALVLDTRHQNEFVKGHIPNSIFIGIDGSFAPWVGALITDLKQPIVFLADEGREEEVVTRLSRVGYDNTLGYLKGGFAAWKAAGKDTDSLESISPEEFESRMNGDELKVLDVRKPGEFQAEHVEESLTFPLDFINTHMSEVDKDNKYYVYCAGGYRSVIASSILKSRGIHDLVNVEQGFKGISQTGIKTTDYVCPSTLK; the protein is encoded by the coding sequence ATGAAAATTGAACAGATATATACTGGTTGTCTGGCACAGGGTGCCTACTACATACAGAGTGAAAATGAAGCGGTCATCATAGACCCATTGAGAGAAGTAGATTCGTATGTAGAAAAGGCCAAGGAGAATGGTGCCACCATCAAATACATTTTCGAAACACATTTTCATGCGGATTTTGTATCAGGGCATGTTGATTTAGCAAAAAAGACGGGTGCGAAAATTGTGTTCGGTCCTACGGCTACTACAGAATTTGATAGTCATATAGGAACTGACGGTGAGGTTTTCAATGTTGGAAACGTAAAAATCAAATTGCTACATACTCCTGGCCATACCATGGAAAGTAGTACTTTTTTGCTGATAGATGAGGAGGGAAAAGAAAAGGCCATTTTTTCTGGTGATACGCTATTTATAGGAGATGTAGGGAGACCAGATTTGGCAGTAAAATCGGATTTGACCGAAGAAGATCTAGCAGGACATTTATACGATAGCTTGCGAGAAAAAATTATGACTTTGCCAGACGATGTACTTGTTTATCCAGCACATGGTGCAGGATCTGCCTGTGGCAAAAACATGTCTTCAGAGACGTGGGATACTTTAGGAAATCAAAGGAAAACCAACTACGCGCTTCGAGCGGACATGACCAAGGAGGAGTTTGTCAAAGAAGTAACTGAGGGCATTATGCCACCTCCTCAGTACTTTGCTAAGAATGCTATGATGAACAAATCTGGCTATGAAAGTATCGATAAAGTAATGGCAACCGGTACCGTTCCTTTGGATGTGGAGACTTTTGAGGCTATGGCCAACCACGAAGGGGCATTGGTGTTGGACACACGCCATCAAAACGAATTTGTAAAAGGTCATATTCCTAATTCGATATTTATAGGAATAGACGGGAGTTTCGCTCCTTGGGTAGGTGCATTGATCACAGACCTAAAACAGCCAATTGTTTTCTTGGCGGATGAAGGGAGAGAAGAAGAGGTAGTCACTCGGTTGTCCCGAGTAGGGTACGACAATACCTTAGGCTATTTGAAAGGCGGGTTTGCTGCCTGGAAAGCCGCTGGAAAAGACACTGATTCTTTGGAGTCTATTAGCCCAGAAGAATTCGAAAGTAGAATGAACGGTGATGAACTGAAAGTATTGGATGTGAGAAAGCCGGGGGAATTTCAGGCAGAGCATGTAGAGGAGTCACTTACATTTCCATTAGACTTCATCAATACGCACATGAGTGAAGTAGATAAAGACAATAAATATTATGTGTACTGTGCAGGCGGGTATCGTTCGGTGATTGCTTCGTCCATCTTGAAATCAAGAGGTATTCATGATTTGGTGAATGTAGAACAAGGATTCAAGGGAATCAGTCAGACAGGAATTAAAACTACGGACTATGTTTGTCCGTCAACTTTAAAATAA
- a CDS encoding alpha/beta fold hydrolase — translation MSQTASIYQYNQPFELERGGELPQLEIAYHTYGEMNADKSNVVWVFHALTASSDALDWWAGLFDADCAINPDKHFIVCANILGSTYGTTGPHSINPKTGKPYFSDFPMITIRDMVKAHQLLRDYLEIDKIAVGIGGSMGGFQTYEWAVQEPDTFDKLILVASAPKESPWRIGTHATQRLAIEADATWKDHSFNAGAKGVAASRAIGILSYRNHRIFEQTQSDTEEKVDDFRAESYIRYQGDKLVNRGFSGYMLWNLSKALDSHDVGRGRGGLIETLERLKTPILQIGISSDLLFAIEEQRTISDHLVNVYYHEIHSKFGHDGFLTETEKINQLISEFI, via the coding sequence ATGAGCCAAACAGCTTCCATATATCAGTACAATCAACCTTTTGAGCTAGAAAGAGGCGGGGAGCTTCCGCAACTAGAAATAGCCTATCATACCTATGGCGAAATGAATGCTGATAAATCCAACGTTGTTTGGGTATTTCATGCGCTGACAGCTAGTTCTGATGCTTTGGATTGGTGGGCTGGTCTATTTGATGCTGATTGTGCAATCAACCCGGATAAGCATTTCATAGTTTGTGCGAATATTTTAGGTTCAACCTATGGTACAACAGGCCCTCATTCGATAAACCCGAAAACTGGCAAACCTTATTTTTCTGATTTCCCTATGATTACGATCAGGGATATGGTCAAAGCACATCAATTGCTGAGAGACTATTTAGAGATTGATAAAATTGCGGTTGGTATAGGTGGTTCGATGGGTGGCTTTCAAACCTACGAATGGGCGGTTCAAGAACCTGATACCTTTGATAAGTTGATATTGGTGGCATCTGCTCCTAAAGAATCCCCTTGGAGAATAGGAACGCATGCGACGCAGCGTCTGGCTATAGAAGCGGATGCAACTTGGAAGGATCATTCTTTCAATGCCGGAGCCAAAGGAGTAGCCGCATCTAGAGCCATCGGGATATTGTCTTATCGGAATCATCGAATATTTGAACAAACTCAATCGGATACTGAAGAGAAAGTCGATGATTTCAGAGCGGAATCTTATATCCGCTACCAAGGTGATAAACTGGTGAATCGTGGTTTTAGCGGCTACATGTTATGGAATTTATCTAAGGCGTTAGATAGCCATGATGTTGGAAGAGGTCGAGGCGGGTTAATTGAGACGCTTGAACGTTTGAAAACGCCCATATTGCAAATTGGTATTTCTTCTGATCTGTTGTTTGCAATAGAAGAGCAACGTACGATTTCAGATCATTTGGTCAATGTCTATTATCATGAAATTCATTCTAAATTTGGTCATGACGGTTTCTTAACCGAGACAGAGAAAATCAATCAGTTAATTAGTGAATTCATATAA
- a CDS encoding trans-sulfuration enzyme family protein has protein sequence MKKYKHFETNAIRTQIATTHEKEHASPMYLTSSFVFDDAEEMRATFAEEIDRNTYSRFTNPNTTEFIDKMCALEGAEAGYATATGMAAVFSTFATLLNAGDHLLSCRSIFGSSHSVITKFLPKYKIESTYLDLDNTDSWQDKVQENSKVLFLETPTNPGIELIDLEFAGAFAKKNNLILIVDNCFATPYLQQPIEYGADLVIHSATKYLDGQGRVMGGMIVGRADLIKEIYTFSRSTGPALSPFNAWVLSKSLETLAIRMEKHGENALKLAEWLEANEQVEWVRYPFLPSHPQHEIAKKQMRSGGGMVCFGIKGGVERGRQFLNSIEMCSLTANLGDTRTIVTHPASTTHARLTDEERAATGIAPNLIRISAGLEHIEDIIADLEQAFGRSSD, from the coding sequence ATGAAAAAGTACAAACATTTCGAAACCAACGCCATCAGAACGCAAATCGCGACCACGCACGAAAAAGAACATGCGTCGCCGATGTACCTTACTTCCAGTTTTGTGTTTGATGACGCCGAAGAAATGCGAGCGACTTTTGCTGAAGAAATAGACCGCAATACCTACAGTAGATTCACCAATCCTAACACCACAGAATTCATTGATAAAATGTGCGCCCTTGAAGGTGCAGAAGCTGGGTATGCGACAGCTACAGGTATGGCAGCCGTGTTTTCTACTTTTGCCACCTTGCTCAATGCAGGCGACCACTTACTTTCTTGCCGATCCATTTTTGGGTCTTCGCATTCGGTGATCACCAAGTTTCTTCCAAAATACAAGATTGAAAGCACTTATTTAGACCTCGACAACACGGACAGCTGGCAAGATAAAGTGCAAGAAAACTCAAAGGTACTTTTCTTAGAAACACCAACGAATCCAGGTATTGAATTAATTGACCTTGAGTTTGCAGGGGCTTTCGCCAAAAAGAACAACCTGATTTTGATCGTTGACAATTGTTTTGCTACTCCTTATCTACAACAACCGATAGAATATGGTGCGGATTTAGTTATTCATTCCGCCACTAAATACCTTGACGGACAAGGAAGAGTGATGGGAGGCATGATTGTAGGCAGAGCAGACCTTATCAAAGAAATATATACATTTAGCAGAAGTACTGGTCCCGCCCTTTCCCCGTTCAACGCTTGGGTGCTTTCTAAAAGTTTAGAAACACTGGCTATTAGAATGGAAAAGCATGGTGAAAATGCTTTGAAATTAGCCGAATGGCTAGAAGCAAATGAGCAAGTAGAATGGGTGCGTTATCCTTTCCTACCGTCTCATCCTCAACATGAAATTGCCAAGAAGCAAATGAGAAGTGGTGGCGGCATGGTATGTTTCGGAATCAAAGGTGGTGTAGAAAGAGGCCGACAATTTCTTAATAGTATTGAAATGTGTAGCCTGACTGCCAATCTGGGCGATACGCGTACAATTGTTACTCACCCGGCATCTACCACACATGCACGACTCACAGATGAAGAAAGAGCAGCTACTGGTATTGCACCTAATCTGATCAGAATTTCTGCAGGTCTTGAGCATATCGAAGATATTATTGCTGATTTGGAGCAGGCTTTTGGGCGGTCGTCTGATTGA
- a CDS encoding acyl-CoA desaturase, which yields MSEVGNIYFNNEDAKSKEFAKVLNGRVNEYFKTKGVSKYGNLEMYIKTVFMLCLFFVPFGSLVYFEPTGILAIVLCLIMGLGMAGVGLGVMHDGIHGAYSAKSSVNKFFGYTLNLVGGCAINWKIQHNIKHHTYTNIEDHDEDIEPKAILRFHPATKLKPVHKYQYIYAWAFYALGTFFWVTFKDFAKMIRYTKEGLLAKNTSSVFKEYAILIFTKVFYYSYVIGLPIMYTSYTGGEIFLGFFVMHLAAGTALGFIFQPAHLLEEVEYPQPDENGNVPYSRFVHQLYTSVNFANSNKFVTWYAGGLNYQVEHHLYPHICHVHYHAIAPIVKETAAEYGIPYHAKEGFFETLREHTNMLKWLGTPESQLAPAKA from the coding sequence ATGAGCGAAGTAGGAAATATTTATTTCAACAATGAAGATGCAAAATCTAAGGAATTTGCTAAAGTGTTGAACGGGAGAGTGAATGAGTACTTTAAAACAAAAGGTGTTTCTAAGTATGGAAATCTTGAAATGTACATCAAGACTGTATTTATGTTGTGCCTATTTTTTGTGCCTTTTGGGAGTTTGGTGTATTTCGAGCCTACAGGTATATTGGCTATAGTTCTCTGTTTGATCATGGGACTGGGAATGGCTGGCGTAGGTTTAGGAGTGATGCACGATGGTATTCATGGTGCTTATTCTGCAAAGAGCTCAGTGAATAAATTTTTTGGTTATACCTTGAATTTGGTAGGTGGCTGTGCCATCAACTGGAAAATTCAGCACAACATCAAGCACCACACCTATACGAACATTGAAGATCACGATGAAGACATAGAGCCAAAGGCAATTCTTCGTTTTCATCCTGCTACGAAACTAAAGCCGGTTCACAAGTATCAATACATCTATGCGTGGGCATTTTATGCCTTAGGGACGTTCTTTTGGGTGACTTTCAAGGACTTTGCCAAAATGATCCGGTACACGAAAGAAGGCCTGTTGGCTAAAAATACAAGTAGCGTTTTTAAAGAGTATGCCATTTTGATATTCACCAAAGTATTCTACTATAGCTATGTGATTGGTTTACCTATCATGTACACGAGCTATACCGGCGGTGAGATCTTTTTAGGATTCTTTGTGATGCACTTGGCTGCTGGTACAGCACTAGGCTTTATTTTCCAGCCTGCTCATTTGCTCGAAGAGGTAGAATATCCTCAACCAGATGAAAATGGCAATGTGCCGTATTCAAGATTTGTTCATCAGTTGTACACTTCTGTAAATTTTGCCAATAGCAATAAATTCGTGACTTGGTATGCCGGTGGGTTGAACTATCAGGTTGAACATCATTTGTACCCTCACATTTGTCACGTGCATTACCACGCCATTGCACCGATCGTAAAAGAAACGGCTGCTGAATATGGTATTCCGTATCACGCCAAAGAAGGATTTTTCGAAACTTTGCGTGAGCATACCAATATGCTCAAATGGTTGGGCACTCCAGAAAGTCAATTGGCTCCGGCTAAAGCCTAA
- a CDS encoding sodium:solute symporter — MSPLLVFSVVAGYFILLMTIAHFTSKNSDAESFFTANRQSPWYLVAFGMIGASLSGVTFISVPGEVGNSHWAYFQMVLGYLLGYLVIATVLLPLYYKMNLVSIYQYLDSRFGESAYKTGAFFFLVSRVIGASFRLFLVATVLQIAFFDAYNIPFSVSVFVTIALIWLYTFKGGIKTIVWTDTLQTLFMLLAVGISISIIGSQLDLSFGGLMQIIQSSDLSDTFIWDWQAPRNFFKQFFAGAFIAIVMTGLDQDMMQKNLTCRSLGDAQKNVFWFSIVLIFANLLFLSLGVLLYHFVEVNQIDLTNTTDALFPYLALNHFGVFGGVVFLLGVTAAAYSSADSALTALTTSFYIDFLEKDPSQSDSKNRMLVHFGFSVLIFIVILIFQAINDDSVINAVFRVAGYTYGPLLGLYAFGLFTTQSVKDQWIPVVCVLAPLLTYMINENSVVWLGGYKFGFELLLLNGLLTFLGLTALIRKS, encoded by the coding sequence ATGAGTCCACTTTTGGTATTTTCAGTCGTCGCAGGGTATTTCATCCTACTGATGACCATTGCTCATTTCACTTCTAAAAATTCCGACGCCGAGTCTTTCTTCACAGCTAATAGACAATCGCCTTGGTATTTAGTTGCCTTTGGTATGATCGGCGCTTCGCTATCAGGTGTTACTTTCATCTCCGTACCAGGAGAAGTAGGCAATAGCCATTGGGCGTATTTTCAGATGGTACTCGGATATCTTTTGGGCTATTTGGTGATTGCTACTGTCCTTCTGCCCTTGTATTACAAAATGAACTTGGTATCCATCTACCAATATTTGGATTCCAGATTTGGGGAAAGTGCTTATAAAACGGGGGCATTCTTTTTTTTGGTTTCCAGAGTAATTGGCGCCTCTTTTAGATTGTTCCTAGTGGCAACAGTTTTGCAAATCGCGTTTTTCGATGCCTATAATATCCCATTTTCAGTTTCAGTATTTGTGACCATTGCATTGATCTGGCTCTATACCTTTAAAGGTGGAATTAAGACCATAGTTTGGACCGATACCCTGCAAACACTCTTTATGTTACTAGCGGTAGGCATTAGCATTTCCATCATTGGCAGTCAGCTAGATCTATCTTTTGGTGGACTGATGCAGATAATCCAATCGAGCGATTTGTCCGACACTTTCATTTGGGACTGGCAGGCTCCGCGCAACTTTTTTAAACAGTTTTTCGCAGGGGCATTCATTGCGATCGTGATGACGGGTCTAGACCAGGATATGATGCAAAAGAATTTGACTTGTCGTTCACTCGGAGACGCACAGAAAAATGTTTTTTGGTTTAGCATCGTGCTCATTTTTGCCAATTTGCTTTTCCTGTCTCTAGGTGTATTGCTCTATCATTTTGTTGAGGTCAACCAGATTGATTTGACTAATACCACTGATGCCCTATTTCCATATCTGGCGTTGAATCACTTTGGAGTATTCGGAGGAGTCGTTTTTCTTTTAGGGGTGACGGCTGCAGCTTATTCCAGCGCCGATTCCGCATTGACCGCGCTGACCACTTCTTTTTATATTGATTTCTTAGAAAAAGATCCAAGCCAGAGTGATAGTAAAAACAGAATGCTGGTTCACTTTGGATTCTCTGTTCTTATATTTATCGTCATACTTATCTTTCAAGCCATCAATGACGACAGTGTAATCAATGCCGTTTTTAGAGTGGCTGGCTATACTTACGGTCCATTACTCGGCTTGTATGCTTTCGGGTTATTTACCACACAATCTGTCAAAGACCAATGGATACCAGTGGTTTGCGTTTTGGCACCTCTATTGACCTATATGATTAATGAGAATTCAGTCGTTTGGCTGGGAGGCTACAAATTCGGATTTGAATTGTTACTGCTGAATGGATTATTGACTTTTTTAGGTCTGACCGCATTGATCAGAAAATCATAA
- a CDS encoding MGMT family protein gives MKEHSFFKDVYEVVKLIPEGRVTNYGAIGKFLGSGLSARMVGWAMNAAHGLPDVPAHRVVNAQGLLTGKMHFATPDTMQEKLEAEGLTIVKDKIQNFKTHFWDPALELEL, from the coding sequence ATGAAGGAGCATTCTTTTTTCAAAGACGTCTACGAAGTAGTCAAACTCATCCCAGAGGGAAGAGTAACCAACTATGGCGCCATTGGAAAATTTTTGGGATCAGGACTGAGTGCCCGGATGGTAGGTTGGGCGATGAATGCCGCCCATGGTTTGCCAGATGTACCTGCTCATCGAGTGGTAAATGCTCAAGGGTTGTTAACTGGTAAAATGCATTTTGCCACCCCCGATACCATGCAAGAGAAATTGGAAGCCGAAGGGCTAACTATTGTCAAAGACAAAATCCAGAACTTCAAGACGCACTTCTGGGATCCGGCTTTGGAATTGGAATTATGA
- the mltG gene encoding endolytic transglycosylase MltG — MDKKKIVMGSAIVAFSMMLSSFGFYFWQMIYSPNFLVEQDPKPLMIRTGSTFKEVQNQLYDGRYVNDLVSFSFLSKMMDYDQLVKPGLYLIEPSMTNVQVIRMLRSGDQTEVNVTFNNARLLSDLPEKITRNLEMTEEQFAALVLNDSIQQSLGFDSLTMIGMFIPNTYKMWWNTKPEDLLARLKKEYDKFWNGERLKKAEALGMTPKEVSALAAIVQAETIKSDERPVVAGVYLNRIKRGYPLQADPTLVFAAQDFTIKRVLNKHKAIDSPYNTYKYQGLPPGPINMPSITSIDAVLNAKEHKYLYFCAKEDFSGYHNFATNLVDHNRNAEKFQHAMNKAGIYK; from the coding sequence ATGGATAAAAAGAAAATAGTAATGGGTTCGGCAATCGTGGCTTTTTCCATGATGCTTTCCTCTTTTGGGTTTTACTTCTGGCAGATGATCTATTCGCCCAACTTCCTGGTTGAGCAAGATCCCAAACCGCTGATGATTCGTACTGGCTCTACTTTCAAGGAAGTTCAGAATCAATTGTATGATGGTCGATATGTGAATGATTTAGTGTCATTCAGTTTCTTGTCTAAGATGATGGATTACGATCAACTGGTGAAGCCGGGTTTGTACCTGATCGAACCGAGTATGACCAATGTGCAAGTGATCAGAATGCTTCGTTCTGGTGATCAGACGGAGGTGAATGTTACTTTCAATAACGCCCGTCTATTAAGCGACTTGCCTGAAAAAATCACGCGCAATCTGGAGATGACTGAAGAGCAATTTGCTGCACTTGTGTTGAATGATTCCATTCAGCAGTCTTTGGGGTTTGATAGCTTGACCATGATTGGCATGTTTATTCCTAATACCTATAAAATGTGGTGGAATACCAAGCCAGAAGATTTATTGGCTCGCCTCAAGAAAGAGTATGACAAGTTTTGGAATGGTGAGCGATTGAAGAAAGCCGAAGCATTGGGTATGACTCCAAAAGAAGTTTCAGCCTTGGCAGCGATCGTACAAGCGGAAACTATCAAGTCTGATGAGCGTCCTGTCGTAGCAGGAGTTTATTTGAATAGAATAAAAAGAGGGTATCCGCTCCAGGCAGACCCGACCTTAGTATTCGCTGCTCAAGACTTCACGATCAAAAGAGTGCTCAATAAGCATAAGGCTATTGATTCACCATACAACACTTATAAGTATCAGGGATTACCTCCCGGGCCTATTAATATGCCAAGTATAACATCCATCGATGCAGTTTTGAATGCGAAGGAGCATAAGTATCTATACTTCTGTGCCAAAGAGGATTTCTCTGGATATCACAACTTTGCAACAAATCTTGTTGATCACAATCGAAACGCTGAGAAGTTTCAGCATGCCATGAATAAGGCAGGAATCTATAAGTAG